The following proteins come from a genomic window of Peromyscus eremicus chromosome 23, PerEre_H2_v1, whole genome shotgun sequence:
- the Mettl27 gene encoding methyltransferase-like protein 27, whose product MTPEEAGRLPQVLARIGASHGITDLACKLRFYDDWAPKYDQDVAALKYRAPGLAVDCLSRAFRGPPHGALILDVACGTGLVAVELQARGFLQVQGVDGSPEMLKQAQARGLYHRLSLCTLGQEPLPNPEGTFDAVIMVGALSEGQVPCSAVPELLRVTKPGGLVCLTTRSNPSNLPYKEALEATLDSLEQAGAWERLVAQPVERWELATSEQETGLGTGANDGFISGIIYLYRKQERAQGEGGRPSVQAPVDH is encoded by the exons ATGACTCCGGAGGAGGCTGGGAGGCTACCCCAGGTACTGGCCCGGATCGGGGCCTCCCACGGTATCACCGACCTAGCCTGCAAGCTCCGCTTCTATGACGACTGGGCTCCGAAGTACGACCAG GACGTGGCTGCTTTGAAGTACCGAGCCCCTGGCCTTGCTGTGGATTGTCTCAGTCGAGCCTTTCGTGGTCCACCCCATGGTGCCTTGATCCTGGATGTGGCCTGCGGCACTGgcctggtggctgtggag CTGCAGGCTCGGGGCTTCCTCCAGGTGCAGGGGGTGGATGGAAGCCCAGAAATGCTGAAGCAGGCCCAGGCACGTGGCCTGTACCACCGCCTCAGCCTCTGCACCCTGGGCCAGGAGCCGCTGCCCAACCCTGAAG GGACCTTTGACGCTGTGATCATGGTGGGTGCCCTCAGTGAGGGACAGGTGCCCTGCAGTGCCGTTCCTGAGCTCCTAAGAGTCACCAAGCCAG gtGGACTCGTATGTCTGACTACCAGGAGCAACCCATCCAACCTTCCCTACAAGGAGGCGCTGGAAGCAACCTTGGACTCCCTGGAGCAGGCTGGAGCGTGGGAACGTCTGGTGGCCCAGCCTGTGGAGCGCTGGGAACTGGCGACCTCAGAACAGGAGACAGGGCTGGGCACTGGCGCCAACGACGGCTTCATCTCTGGCATCATTTACCTTTACCGAAAGCAGGAGAGAGcccagggtgagggagggaggcccAGCGTCCAGGCCCCAGTTGACCACTGA
- the LOC131898246 gene encoding claudin-4, which yields MASMGLQVLGIALAVLGWLGAILSCALPMWRVTAFIGSNIVTAQTSWEGLWMNCVVQSTGQMQCKVYDSLLALPQDLQAARALVVVCIIVAAVGMLLSVVGGKCTNCMEDETVKAKTMIGAGVVFIIAALLAMVPISWTAHNVIRDFYNPLVVAGQKREMGASLYIGWAASGLLLLGGGLLCCNCPPRSNEKPYSAKYSAARSVPASNYV from the coding sequence ATGGCGTCCATGGGactacaggtgctgggaatcgccTTGGCGGTCCTGGGCTGGCTGGGCGCGATCCTGAGCTGCGCGCTCCCCATGTGGCGGGTGACCGCCTTCATCGGCAGCAACATCGTCACGGCGCAGACCAGCTGGGAGGGCCTGTGGATGAACTGCGTGGTGCAGAGCACCGGGCAGATGCAGTGCAAGGTGTACGACTCGCTGCTGGCCCTGCCGCAGGACCTGCAGGCCGCCCGGGCCCTCGTCGTCGTCTGCATCATCGTGGCTGCGGTGGGGATGCTTCTCTCGGTGGTAGGGGGCAAATGTACCAACTGCATGGAAGACGAGACCGTCAAGGCCAAGACCATGATCGGAGCTGGCGTCGTGTTCATCATCGCAGCCTTGCTGGCTATGGTGCCTATCTCCTGGACCGCACACAACGTCATCCGCGACTTCTACAATCCTCTGGTCGTTGCCGGGCAGAAAAGAGAGATGGGGGCTTCGCTTTACATCGGCTGGGCGGCTTCTGGGCTGCTGCTTCTGGGAGGAGGCCTTCTCTGCTGCAACTGCCCACCTCGCAGCAACGAGAAGCCGTACTCCGCCAAGTACTCCGCCGCCCGCTCTGTCCCCGCCAGCAACTATGTGTAA